The genomic window TTCGACGATGAGTTCATCCGCTACGGCCTTTTCCGCAACTTCCACGATCCCTACGAACGCGAGTGGCGCAATGGCAATTCGCGCTGGGACCTGCTGGACATGCTGCGGCTGATGCATGCGCTGCGGCCGGACGGCATCCACTGGCCCCGGCGCGAGGATGGCGCCACCTCGTTCAAGCTCGAACACCTGGCCGAAGCGAACAACGTGCGCGACGGCGATGCGCACGAGGCCCTGTCCGACGTGCGCGCGACGATCGGCATGGCGCGCCTGTTCAAGCACGCGCAGCCGCGCCTGTGGGAGTACGCGCTGAAGCTGCGTGACAAGCGCTTCGTCGGCAGCCTGCTGGACGTGGCGGCGATGAAGCCGGTGCTGCACATTTCCATGCGCTACCCGGCCAGCCGCCTGTGCGCGGCGCCGGTGCTGCCGTTGGCCGTGCACCCCACCATCAACAACCGGGTGATCGTGTTCGACCTTGAGGGCGACGTGGACGAACTGCTAGCCCTGCCGGCCGAGGTGATCGCCCAGCGCCTGTACCTGCGTGCCAGCGAACTGCCCGAAGGCGTGGCGCGCGTGCCGTTGAAGGAAGTGCATCTGAACAAGGTGCCGGCGCTGGTGGCCTGGAACCACCTCCGCGCCGACGACCATCAGCGCCTGGGCCTGGACGTGGCCGCGATCGAAGCCAAGGCCGAACGCCTGCGCGCGATCGCCCCGCAGCTGGCGGAGAAGGCGCGGCAGGTCTACAACC from Stenotrophomonas sp. 704A1 includes these protein-coding regions:
- the sbcB gene encoding exodeoxyribonuclease I, whose product is MADSFLFYDLETFGQDPRRTRISQYAAIRTDADLNEIDAPVSFFVRPADDLLPSPMATLVTGITPQQALAEGISEAEAFDRINEQLSRAGTCALGYNTLRFDDEFIRYGLFRNFHDPYEREWRNGNSRWDLLDMLRLMHALRPDGIHWPRREDGATSFKLEHLAEANNVRDGDAHEALSDVRATIGMARLFKHAQPRLWEYALKLRDKRFVGSLLDVAAMKPVLHISMRYPASRLCAAPVLPLAVHPTINNRVIVFDLEGDVDELLALPAEVIAQRLYLRASELPEGVARVPLKEVHLNKVPALVAWNHLRADDHQRLGLDVAAIEAKAERLRAIAPQLAEKARQVYNQPREVTVADVDASLYDGFLGAGDKPLLALARTTPADQLAALEGRFRDPRLPELLFRYRARNHPDSLAPAERQRWQAYRRQRLLGEDRLGELNLPQYQQQLDALAAEAPDDARRQALLQSLRDWAQHLQEDL